A window of the Microvirga terrae genome harbors these coding sequences:
- a CDS encoding alpha/beta hydrolase produces the protein MSALRAQPDLRLRSGTALWEAPSPTHRFAQRRFDSADGLRHYRAFVAVPLANPPAEGWPAIVMLDGNAAFDDLRQADLDHVPGTVLIGIGYETGGRHDVNARTQDYTPPVPPEDRAGPDDPDPSEKVGGADIFLDLLAERLLPELAKDFSLDPARRSLWGHSYGGLFVIHALFRQPDLFRSYCAVSPSLWWHAPLMLRREETSKRRTEGQSDVVILYDVTQDPRGDERRKARMLQGRAMLAEMLGRLAGRPDIVLTQRAYPGENHGSMFQVGLRAALARDISN, from the coding sequence CGCTCTGGGAAGCCCCGTCGCCGACGCATCGCTTTGCACAGAGGCGCTTCGATTCCGCAGACGGGTTGCGCCATTATCGAGCGTTCGTCGCTGTTCCGCTTGCCAATCCACCCGCCGAAGGCTGGCCGGCGATCGTCATGCTCGACGGCAATGCGGCTTTCGACGATCTCCGGCAGGCGGATCTCGATCATGTGCCGGGGACCGTTCTGATCGGCATCGGCTACGAGACCGGCGGGCGACATGACGTGAACGCCCGGACGCAGGACTACACGCCGCCCGTTCCTCCGGAGGACCGCGCCGGTCCGGATGATCCCGACCCATCCGAGAAAGTGGGAGGAGCGGACATCTTCCTCGACCTTCTGGCCGAGCGGCTACTCCCCGAGCTGGCGAAGGACTTCTCCCTCGATCCGGCGCGGCGCTCGCTCTGGGGTCATTCCTATGGTGGCCTCTTCGTGATCCATGCCCTCTTCAGGCAGCCCGACCTCTTCCGGTCCTATTGCGCTGTCAGCCCATCCCTGTGGTGGCATGCGCCGCTGATGCTGCGCAGGGAGGAGACGTCCAAGCGTCGCACAGAGGGGCAGTCCGATGTCGTCATTCTCTACGATGTGACGCAGGACCCGCGCGGCGACGAGCGGCGGAAAGCGCGGATGCTCCAGGGGCGGGCGATGCTCGCCGAAATGCTCGGAAGGCTTGCCGGCCGGCCCGATATCGTCTTAACCCAGCGTGCCTATCCCGGAGAGAACCACGGCTCCATGTTCCAGGTGGGACTGAGGGCAGCCCTCGCCCGTGACATTTCCAACTGA
- a CDS encoding RNA methyltransferase: MTDASQKPIIILVEPQLAENIGMVARAMANFGLSELRLVSPRNGWPKKGAHSAASGATHVLEGARLYDTVREAIADLNFVFATTARERGQMKRVFAPDEAMKDAQQRLGAGQGIGILFGRERTGLENDEVSLADAIVTFPVDPKFSSLNLAQAVLLVSYEWYKLATGGALPFDGGRQSPPAHRETVTSFFDYVEAELDAVNFYPEDKKPTMTRNMRDIFLRLEMTEQEVRTLRGAIRALAEGRRLRKP; the protein is encoded by the coding sequence ATGACCGATGCATCGCAGAAGCCCATCATCATCCTCGTGGAGCCCCAGCTGGCCGAGAACATCGGCATGGTGGCCCGAGCGATGGCCAATTTCGGGCTGTCGGAGCTGCGTCTCGTGTCTCCTCGGAACGGCTGGCCCAAGAAGGGGGCGCATTCCGCCGCTTCCGGCGCGACTCATGTGCTGGAGGGAGCAAGGCTTTACGACACGGTCCGCGAGGCCATTGCCGATCTGAACTTCGTCTTCGCGACCACGGCCCGCGAGCGGGGACAGATGAAGCGGGTCTTCGCGCCGGACGAGGCCATGAAGGACGCGCAGCAGCGGCTCGGGGCCGGGCAGGGCATCGGCATCCTGTTTGGACGCGAGCGCACGGGACTCGAGAATGACGAGGTGTCGCTCGCCGATGCGATCGTCACTTTCCCGGTCGATCCGAAGTTTTCGTCCCTCAATCTGGCGCAGGCGGTCCTTCTCGTGTCGTACGAATGGTACAAGCTCGCCACCGGCGGTGCTCTGCCCTTCGATGGCGGCCGGCAGTCGCCGCCGGCGCATCGCGAGACGGTCACGTCGTTTTTCGACTATGTCGAGGCGGAACTCGACGCGGTGAACTTCTATCCCGAAGACAAGAAGCCGACCATGACCCGCAACATGCGGGACATCTTCCTCCGCCTCGAGATGACCGAGCAGGAGGTGCGCACCCTGCGTGGGGCGATTCGTGCCCTTGCAGAAGGAAGACGATTGAGAAAACCTTAA
- a CDS encoding alpha/beta hydrolase family protein, whose product MRRSLLPVLLLGVSVAGPWAHAATPPQQPEQGPGGRDYRSTEIVKRALGTASTGTFVFHGADTPAKPRPVVVFLHSWGAVNPGLYGGWIEHLARKGHLVLFPRFQDVNRSRPADASNLAEDLIQNALAELENDPNAKPDKNRLALIGHSAGMPIALNIAAGAGSGKVPPPKLIFGLMPGGIASNEKERGILLRDLATVDPSTLIIAMSGDRDYLPSDRASRLMLQQASAVPSTRKLFMRASSDDHGFPALTATLASPGSPKADYDASTIKLPPDPPRDPKQRNTWRWSADMALSGPQTILTQQLGNNGTDTLDFLAFWKTFDIASEAAFAGRDATALLRDPKLVDMSTWSDGWPVKRLSAQMPKGDAPEAKEERGPRRRLDMPAPGSRQGL is encoded by the coding sequence ATGCGCCGCTCCCTGCTGCCTGTTCTGCTCCTTGGCGTCTCGGTCGCGGGACCATGGGCTCACGCGGCGACGCCGCCGCAACAACCCGAGCAGGGGCCGGGCGGGCGCGACTACAGGTCGACCGAGATCGTCAAGCGGGCGCTCGGAACAGCGAGCACCGGGACGTTCGTGTTCCATGGCGCCGACACGCCGGCGAAGCCGCGCCCCGTCGTGGTCTTCCTGCATTCCTGGGGAGCCGTGAATCCGGGGCTTTACGGAGGCTGGATCGAACATCTGGCCCGGAAGGGCCATCTCGTTCTGTTTCCCCGGTTCCAGGACGTGAACCGATCCCGACCGGCCGACGCCTCGAATCTCGCCGAAGACCTGATCCAGAATGCTCTCGCGGAGCTGGAGAACGACCCGAACGCCAAGCCGGACAAGAATCGGCTGGCCCTCATCGGCCATTCGGCCGGCATGCCGATCGCGCTCAACATCGCGGCCGGAGCGGGCTCCGGCAAGGTTCCGCCGCCGAAGCTGATCTTCGGCCTCATGCCGGGGGGCATCGCGTCGAACGAGAAGGAGCGCGGAATCCTGCTGCGGGACCTCGCGACCGTTGACCCATCAACCCTGATCATCGCCATGAGCGGCGATCGCGACTACCTGCCGAGCGACCGGGCCTCCCGCCTGATGCTCCAGCAGGCGAGCGCCGTTCCCTCGACCCGCAAGCTGTTCATGCGGGCGTCCTCCGACGATCACGGCTTTCCGGCCCTGACGGCGACCCTGGCATCGCCCGGATCTCCCAAGGCCGATTACGACGCCTCCACCATCAAGCTGCCCCCGGATCCGCCCCGCGATCCCAAGCAGCGGAACACCTGGCGCTGGAGCGCCGATATGGCACTCAGCGGGCCGCAGACCATCCTGACTCAGCAGCTTGGCAACAACGGCACCGATACCCTCGATTTCCTGGCCTTCTGGAAGACCTTCGACATCGCTTCCGAGGCCGCCTTCGCGGGCAGGGACGCGACGGCGCTCCTGCGCGATCCCAAACTCGTCGACATGAGCACGTGGAGCGACGGCTGGCCCGTCAAGCGCCTGTCGGCGCAGATGCCGAAGGGGGATGCGCCGGAGGCGAAGGAGGAGCGAGGCCCGCGCCGCAGGCTCGACATGCCGGCTCCGGGATCCAGGCAGGGCCTCTAG
- the murI gene encoding glutamate racemase translates to MRVDLLAGATYNPAVMPSPVPTILVFDSGLGGLTVFSEVLKARPDARFVYAADDAGFPYGRLSEAVLAERVVAVMERLIALHSPDIAVVACNTASTVVLPYLRERFSIPFVGTVPAIKPAARMTQTGYVSVLATPGTVARDYTRDLVETYAAGCKVNLVGSRRLAGFAEAELAGSPVPDEDLLDELRPCFVEDAGGRTDVVALSCTHYPLLLPRFQSLAPWPVTWIDPAPAIARRVAQLIGEPVPGHEADENETVAVFTSGAGIGTALRRSLQGKGLPLVVIEEMPLLVG, encoded by the coding sequence ATGCGTGTCGATCTTCTGGCAGGGGCGACCTATAATCCTGCCGTCATGCCGTCCCCCGTACCCACCATCCTCGTTTTCGATTCCGGCCTCGGCGGCCTCACAGTCTTTTCCGAGGTGCTCAAGGCCCGACCGGATGCGCGCTTCGTCTATGCGGCGGACGATGCAGGATTTCCCTACGGCCGCCTGAGCGAGGCGGTTCTGGCCGAGCGGGTCGTGGCCGTGATGGAGCGGCTGATCGCCCTTCACAGTCCCGATATCGCCGTGGTGGCCTGCAATACCGCGTCGACGGTCGTGCTTCCCTATCTCCGCGAACGGTTCTCCATCCCGTTCGTCGGCACCGTTCCGGCCATCAAGCCGGCAGCCCGGATGACTCAGACCGGCTACGTGTCGGTCCTCGCCACCCCCGGCACCGTGGCCCGGGATTACACCCGCGATCTCGTCGAGACCTATGCGGCCGGCTGCAAGGTCAACCTCGTGGGCTCGCGCCGCCTTGCGGGGTTTGCCGAGGCGGAGCTTGCGGGCAGTCCCGTCCCGGACGAGGATCTGCTGGACGAGCTTCGGCCCTGCTTCGTCGAGGATGCGGGTGGCCGGACCGACGTGGTAGCGCTGAGCTGCACCCATTATCCGCTGCTCCTCCCGCGCTTCCAGTCCCTGGCGCCCTGGCCGGTGACGTGGATCGACCCGGCTCCAGCCATCGCCCGCCGGGTGGCCCAGCTGATCGGCGAGCCGGTTCCCGGCCACGAGGCCGACGAGAACGAGACCGTGGCCGTGTTCACGAGCGGAGCCGGAATAGGCACGGCGCTCCGCAGGTCCCTGCAGGGCAAAGGCCTGCCGCTGGTGGTCATCGAGGAAATGCCGCTGCTCGTGGGCTGA
- the rpsD gene encoding 30S ribosomal protein S4: protein MSKRIQAKHKLDRRMGQNIWGRPKSPVNRREYGPGQHGQRRKGKMSDFGTQLRAKQKLKGYYANITEKQFRRYYAEAIRLKGDSGENLVGLLERRLDAVVYRAKFVATPFAARQFVNHGHVKVNGRRVNIPSYQVKAGDVIEVKDKSKQLEVVVVASQLAERDVPDYIEVDHSKMTARVTRIPTLSEVPYPVQMEPNLVIEFYSR from the coding sequence ATGTCGAAGCGCATTCAGGCCAAGCACAAGCTTGACCGCCGCATGGGTCAGAATATCTGGGGCCGCCCGAAGAGCCCTGTGAATCGCCGCGAATATGGTCCGGGCCAGCACGGCCAGCGCCGTAAAGGCAAGATGTCCGACTTCGGCACGCAGCTGCGCGCCAAGCAGAAGCTCAAGGGCTACTACGCCAACATCACCGAGAAGCAGTTCCGCCGCTACTACGCGGAGGCGATCCGCCTGAAGGGCGACTCCGGTGAGAACCTGGTGGGCCTGCTCGAGCGCCGTCTCGACGCGGTCGTGTACCGCGCGAAGTTCGTCGCGACCCCGTTCGCTGCCCGTCAGTTCGTCAACCATGGTCACGTGAAGGTCAACGGCCGCCGCGTGAACATCCCGAGCTATCAGGTGAAGGCCGGCGACGTGATCGAGGTGAAGGACAAGTCCAAGCAGCTCGAAGTCGTCGTCGTGGCGAGCCAGCTCGCCGAGCGCGACGTTCCGGACTACATCGAGGTCGATCACTCCAAGATGACGGCTCGCGTAACGCGCATTCCGACTCTGTCGGAAGTGCCGTACCCGGTCCAGATGGAACCGAACCTCGTGATCGAGTTCTACTCGCGCTAA
- a CDS encoding Spy/CpxP family protein refolding chaperone, translating into MKTIATIALAALLAGTGTYAIAQQSPAPNAPASQDQGRQDRRPRMSQDDFNRLVDARIASIKAGLKLSADQERLWAPVETAIRSSATERYSRFEQRPTREQRQSMDFMQRLERRSTMRTEGAQRSAAATAALRPLWDSFSEDQKRIAPRLMREAIDIDGPRWADRGGRRGHDRDHHRMGMHQGGPRGPVQQ; encoded by the coding sequence ATGAAGACCATCGCCACCATTGCTCTTGCTGCCCTGCTGGCCGGCACAGGCACCTATGCGATCGCGCAGCAGAGTCCTGCGCCGAACGCGCCGGCGTCGCAGGATCAGGGCCGGCAGGACCGCCGTCCCCGCATGAGCCAGGACGACTTCAACCGGCTCGTGGATGCCCGTATCGCCTCCATCAAGGCCGGGCTGAAGCTCTCCGCCGACCAGGAGAGGCTCTGGGCCCCTGTCGAGACGGCAATCCGCTCCTCGGCCACCGAGCGTTACTCACGCTTCGAGCAGCGCCCGACCCGCGAACAGCGCCAGTCCATGGATTTCATGCAGCGTCTCGAGCGGCGCAGCACCATGAGGACCGAGGGCGCGCAGCGCTCGGCTGCGGCCACCGCCGCCCTGCGACCGCTCTGGGACAGCTTCAGCGAAGATCAGAAGCGGATTGCGCCGCGCCTCATGCGGGAGGCGATCGACATCGACGGACCGCGCTGGGCCGACCGCGGAGGACGTCGGGGTCACGACCGTGACCATCACCGGATGGGCATGCATCAGGGCGGGCCGCGCGGTCCGGTTCAGCAATAG
- a CDS encoding RBBP9/YdeN family alpha/beta hydrolase, which produces MKTSDCDILIVPGYTNSGEDHWQSRWERQLSTAWRVEQENWDAPDKDAWVERIVRDVERAEKPVVLVGHSLGVLAVAHAAPQLAGGKARGAFLVSLPDVERPDFIPAIDRAFAPIPRDPFPFPSVLVASRTDPHCDYAKAEDIAYAWGAAIVDAGDAGHVNTESGHGPWPEGLMRFAGFLKRL; this is translated from the coding sequence ATGAAAACCTCCGATTGCGACATCCTCATCGTTCCCGGCTACACGAATTCCGGCGAAGACCATTGGCAGAGCCGCTGGGAGCGCCAGCTCTCGACCGCCTGGCGCGTCGAGCAGGAGAACTGGGACGCACCCGACAAGGATGCCTGGGTCGAGCGTATCGTGCGCGATGTGGAACGGGCCGAGAAGCCGGTGGTGCTCGTCGGGCACAGCCTCGGGGTGCTGGCGGTCGCCCATGCGGCGCCGCAACTCGCCGGCGGGAAGGCTCGCGGCGCCTTCCTGGTCAGCCTGCCGGACGTGGAGAGACCCGACTTCATCCCGGCCATCGACCGGGCCTTCGCGCCGATCCCGCGCGATCCCTTCCCTTTCCCGTCCGTTCTGGTCGCCAGCAGGACCGATCCCCATTGCGACTATGCCAAGGCGGAAGACATCGCCTACGCCTGGGGGGCGGCGATCGTCGACGCGGGCGATGCCGGCCACGTCAATACGGAAAGCGGCCATGGTCCCTGGCCCGAGGGCCTGATGCGTTTCGCCGGGTTCCTGAAAAGACTCTGA
- a CDS encoding SAM-dependent methyltransferase: MLSEKLLDLAFTRAVTHGTLEMTTASGRLSTFGDGSEPRVSIRFTDLAAQMALCLHPELKLGELFVDGRLVIERGTILDLLQLLLQDTHGTLDELPLHRLRRIRSAMMRRAENNAARSRRNVAHHYDLDGRLYSLFLDGDRQYSCAYFDHADASLEEAQMAKKRHIAAKLMVDPGHSVLDIGSGWGGMGLYLAQVAEAGSVKGITLSQEQLEASRKRSATACLQDRVHFELQDYRATEGSFDRIVSVGMFEHVGVASYDAYFQASRKLLKEDGVMLLHTIGRSGMPYPTNPWITKYIFPGGHLPVLSEMMPAIERAGLIVTDVEILRLHYAYTLQAWRERFMAHREEVMRLYDERFCRIWECYLAMSESAFRWQDAVVFQLQLARRNDVVPLTRDYIAEREAALKEAEENMELMRSA, encoded by the coding sequence ATGCTGTCGGAGAAGCTTCTCGATCTTGCCTTCACGCGGGCCGTGACACACGGCACCCTCGAGATGACCACGGCCAGCGGCCGGCTTTCCACCTTCGGCGACGGCTCGGAGCCCCGCGTCTCGATCCGGTTCACGGACCTCGCTGCCCAAATGGCCCTCTGCCTGCATCCTGAGCTGAAGCTCGGCGAATTGTTCGTGGATGGCCGCCTCGTCATCGAGCGGGGCACCATCCTCGACCTGCTCCAACTTCTTCTTCAGGACACTCACGGTACCCTCGACGAGCTCCCTCTTCATCGATTGCGCCGGATTCGGTCCGCCATGATGCGCCGTGCCGAGAACAATGCAGCCCGGTCCAGACGTAACGTCGCCCATCACTACGATCTCGACGGCCGGCTCTATTCCCTCTTCCTCGACGGCGACCGCCAGTATTCCTGCGCCTATTTCGACCATGCCGACGCGAGCCTCGAGGAGGCTCAGATGGCCAAGAAGCGGCACATCGCGGCCAAGCTGATGGTCGATCCGGGCCACAGCGTCCTCGACATCGGCTCGGGATGGGGCGGCATGGGCCTCTATCTGGCTCAGGTGGCCGAAGCGGGGTCGGTAAAGGGCATCACGCTCTCGCAGGAGCAGTTGGAGGCGTCGCGCAAAAGATCCGCCACCGCGTGCCTCCAGGATCGCGTGCATTTCGAGCTCCAGGACTACCGGGCCACCGAGGGGTCGTTCGACCGAATCGTCTCGGTGGGGATGTTCGAGCATGTGGGTGTGGCCTCCTACGACGCCTACTTCCAGGCGAGCCGTAAACTCCTCAAGGAGGACGGGGTCATGCTCCTCCACACCATCGGGCGCTCGGGCATGCCCTATCCGACTAATCCGTGGATCACCAAGTACATCTTCCCGGGGGGCCACCTGCCGGTCCTGTCGGAGATGATGCCCGCCATCGAGCGGGCTGGCCTGATCGTGACCGATGTCGAGATCCTGCGCCTGCACTACGCCTATACCCTTCAGGCCTGGCGCGAGCGCTTCATGGCCCATCGCGAGGAGGTGATGCGTCTTTACGACGAGCGCTTCTGCCGGATATGGGAGTGCTACCTCGCCATGTCAGAATCCGCCTTCCGTTGGCAGGACGCCGTGGTGTTCCAGCTCCAGCTCGCGCGACGCAACGACGTGGTGCCCCTCACCCGCGACTATATCGCTGAGCGCGAAGCCGCCCTGAAGGAGGCGGAGGAGAACATGGAGTTGATGCGGAGCGCTTGA
- the purB gene encoding adenylosuccinate lyase: protein MIPRYSRPEMVAIWSPETKFRIWFEIEAHATTALANLGVVPKDAAETVWQKGSKATFDVERIDAIEREVKHDVIAFLTHLAEIVGPEARFVHQGMTSSDVLDTTFNVQLSRASDLLLRDLDELLAAIKRRAFEHKMTPTIGRSHGIHAEPTTFGLKLAQAYAEFERCKVRLIEARREVSTCAISGAVGTFANIDPSVEEYVAEQMGLQVEPVSTQVIPRDRHAIYFATLGVIASSIERLATEVRHLQRSEVLEAEEFFSAGQKGSSAMPHKRNPVLTENLTGLARMVRAYAMPAMENVALWHERDISHSSVERMIGPDATVTLDFALARLTNVIDKLVVYPENMQKNLDRLGGLVHSQRVLLALTQKGASREDAYRLVQRNAMPVWRGEGDFLTLLKNDTDVTKYLSADEIETCFDLAYHFKHVDTIFARVFGAGGA from the coding sequence GTGATCCCCCGTTACAGCCGTCCCGAGATGGTGGCCATCTGGTCGCCGGAGACCAAGTTCCGCATCTGGTTCGAGATCGAGGCCCATGCCACCACGGCTCTGGCCAATCTCGGCGTCGTGCCGAAGGACGCGGCGGAAACGGTCTGGCAGAAGGGCTCCAAGGCCACGTTCGACGTGGAGCGGATCGACGCGATCGAGCGCGAGGTCAAGCACGACGTCATCGCGTTCCTCACGCATCTGGCGGAGATCGTCGGACCCGAAGCCCGCTTCGTCCACCAGGGCATGACCTCCTCCGACGTGCTCGACACCACCTTCAACGTGCAGCTCTCCCGCGCCTCCGACCTGCTGCTCCGCGACCTCGACGAGCTGCTCGCCGCCATCAAGCGCCGGGCCTTCGAACACAAGATGACACCGACCATCGGCCGGTCCCACGGAATCCATGCGGAGCCCACCACGTTCGGGCTCAAGCTCGCCCAGGCCTATGCGGAATTCGAGCGCTGCAAGGTTCGGCTGATCGAGGCTAGGCGGGAGGTCTCCACCTGCGCCATCTCGGGCGCCGTGGGCACCTTCGCCAACATCGACCCGAGCGTCGAGGAATACGTGGCCGAGCAGATGGGCCTGCAGGTCGAGCCGGTCTCGACCCAGGTCATCCCCCGCGACCGGCACGCCATCTATTTTGCCACGCTCGGCGTGATCGCGTCCTCCATCGAGCGCCTGGCCACGGAGGTCCGCCACCTGCAGCGCAGCGAGGTCCTGGAGGCGGAGGAGTTCTTCTCGGCGGGCCAGAAGGGCTCGTCCGCCATGCCGCACAAGCGCAACCCGGTGCTCACCGAGAACCTCACCGGGCTTGCCCGCATGGTCCGGGCCTATGCCATGCCGGCCATGGAGAACGTGGCGCTCTGGCACGAGCGGGACATCTCGCATTCGTCCGTCGAGCGCATGATCGGACCCGACGCCACCGTGACCCTGGATTTCGCCCTGGCGCGGCTCACCAACGTCATCGACAAGCTCGTGGTCTATCCGGAGAATATGCAGAAGAACCTGGACCGCCTCGGCGGCCTCGTCCACTCGCAGCGGGTTCTCCTGGCCCTGACGCAGAAGGGCGCTTCCCGTGAGGACGCCTATCGGCTGGTCCAGCGCAACGCAATGCCCGTCTGGCGCGGCGAAGGCGACTTCCTGACCCTGCTCAAGAACGATACCGACGTGACGAAGTACCTGTCGGCGGACGAGATCGAGACCTGCTTCGACCTCGCCTACCACTTCAAGCATGTGGATACGATCTTCGCGCGGGTCTTCGGCGCAGGCGGCGCATAG
- a CDS encoding TetR/AcrR family transcriptional regulator has translation MSRASERTREALIEAAAIVFAEKGYEGGSVRDITRKAGANQAAITYHFGGKEGLYREVLRVAFAALKESDVLDAERLDVLEPREALRLFVRQMLLPLLKRTVLARYIRILNWEILQRTDIFQDLAMAENASLVTSAERLVRRFLGEEASAEEVAVASLWLLHQGFIFVRDYEYLTRPPHNLKVDESFVDRLADFLTRLLASGLAGATS, from the coding sequence ATGAGCCGCGCCTCCGAACGGACCAGGGAGGCTCTGATCGAGGCCGCCGCCATCGTGTTCGCCGAGAAGGGTTACGAGGGTGGGTCGGTCCGCGACATCACCCGCAAGGCCGGCGCGAACCAGGCGGCGATCACCTATCACTTCGGCGGCAAGGAAGGCCTGTACCGGGAGGTGCTGCGCGTGGCCTTCGCGGCGCTGAAGGAATCAGACGTCCTGGATGCCGAGAGGCTGGATGTTCTGGAGCCGAGGGAGGCGCTGCGGCTCTTCGTGCGGCAGATGCTCCTGCCGCTCCTGAAGCGAACGGTCCTGGCCCGCTACATCCGGATTCTGAACTGGGAGATTCTGCAGCGGACGGACATCTTCCAGGATCTGGCCATGGCGGAGAACGCCTCCCTGGTCACGTCCGCCGAGCGGCTGGTGCGGCGGTTCCTGGGCGAGGAAGCGAGCGCCGAGGAGGTGGCGGTGGCGAGCCTCTGGCTTCTGCATCAGGGCTTCATCTTCGTCCGAGACTACGAGTATCTCACCCGTCCGCCGCACAACCTGAAGGTCGACGAGAGCTTCGTCGACCGCTTGGCCGATTTCCTCACCCGCCTGCTCGCATCCGGGCTGGCGGGAGCAACGTCCTGA
- the rpe gene encoding ribulose-phosphate 3-epimerase: MTRPLLIAPSILASDFSKLGEEIRAIDASGADWIHIDVMDGHFVPNITIGPDVVKALRPHTSKPFDVHLMIAPVDPYLEAFAKAGADIISIHAEAGPHLHRSLQTIRSLGKKAGIVLNPGTHERAIEPVIDDVDLILLMTVNPGFGGQAFIPSVCTKLRRIKEMVGDRNIDIEIDGGVTPETAPLVAEAGANVLVAGSATFKGGPSAYAANMAAIREAAAKAR, from the coding sequence ATGACACGCCCCCTTCTCATCGCCCCCTCCATCCTGGCCTCCGATTTCTCGAAGCTCGGCGAGGAGATCCGCGCCATCGACGCCTCCGGTGCGGACTGGATCCACATCGACGTGATGGACGGGCATTTCGTGCCGAACATCACCATCGGTCCCGACGTGGTGAAGGCGCTGCGTCCGCACACCTCGAAGCCTTTCGACGTCCACCTGATGATCGCGCCGGTGGATCCTTACCTCGAAGCCTTCGCCAAGGCGGGCGCGGACATCATCAGCATCCACGCCGAGGCGGGACCGCACCTGCACCGCTCTCTGCAGACCATCCGGAGCCTCGGCAAGAAGGCCGGCATCGTTCTGAACCCCGGCACGCACGAACGGGCCATCGAGCCGGTGATCGACGATGTGGACCTGATCCTCCTGATGACGGTCAATCCCGGCTTCGGCGGTCAGGCCTTCATCCCGTCCGTCTGCACCAAGCTGCGGCGGATCAAGGAGATGGTCGGCGACCGGAACATCGACATCGAGATCGACGGCGGCGTGACACCCGAGACGGCGCCCCTGGTGGCCGAAGCCGGCGCCAATGTGCTCGTCGCCGGGTCCGCCACGTTCAAGGGTGGTCCTTCCGCCTATGCGGCCAACATGGCGGCCATCCGCGAGGCGGCCGCAAAGGCACGCTGA
- a CDS encoding NAD(P)/FAD-dependent oxidoreductase: MRKDVVVLGAGIVGVSIAVHLQKRGRSVLLVDRRKPGEETSFGNAGLIQREGVYPYGFPHDFGALLRYALNNTIDAHYHWAAIPKLAPFLWQYWMHSRPAQHKAIARMYAPLIERSVTEHMALAEESGSTHLIRPTGWMKVFRDEKSRDEQFKDAEEVKRDFGVNFDALDTRAVAEREPHLKVETKGGIHWTDPASVSDPHMLTMGYVGLFERLGGELASGDARTLEETPTGWRIQTEKGPVDADTVVIALGAWADVVTTKLGYDLPLAVKRGYHMHYKPEGNAVLNRPTLDFDRGYFLAPMSKGVRLTTGAEFANRDAPKTPVQLQRAEPIARDFFPLGERVDPEPWMGMRPCTPDMMPIIGPAPKHKNLWFGFGHAHHGLTLGPVTGRLLAEMITGETPVVDPKPYRAERF, from the coding sequence ATGCGTAAGGATGTGGTTGTTCTTGGGGCCGGGATCGTCGGCGTGTCGATTGCCGTCCATCTGCAGAAGCGCGGACGCTCGGTCCTGCTGGTCGACCGGCGCAAGCCCGGCGAGGAGACCTCCTTCGGCAATGCCGGCCTGATCCAGCGCGAGGGCGTCTACCCCTACGGCTTTCCGCACGATTTCGGCGCCCTGCTGCGCTATGCCCTCAACAACACCATCGACGCCCATTACCACTGGGCGGCGATCCCCAAGCTCGCGCCGTTCCTGTGGCAGTACTGGATGCATTCGCGTCCCGCCCAGCACAAGGCGATCGCCCGGATGTATGCGCCGCTCATCGAGCGCAGCGTCACCGAGCATATGGCGCTGGCCGAGGAATCCGGCTCCACGCACCTGATCCGCCCGACCGGCTGGATGAAGGTGTTCCGGGACGAGAAGAGCCGCGACGAGCAGTTCAAGGACGCGGAAGAGGTCAAGCGCGATTTCGGCGTCAACTTCGATGCGCTCGACACCCGGGCCGTCGCCGAGCGGGAGCCGCATCTCAAGGTGGAGACGAAGGGCGGCATCCACTGGACCGATCCGGCCTCGGTGTCCGATCCTCACATGCTGACCATGGGATATGTCGGACTGTTCGAGCGTCTCGGAGGCGAGCTCGCCTCCGGGGATGCCCGGACGCTGGAGGAAACGCCGACCGGCTGGCGCATCCAGACCGAGAAGGGGCCCGTGGACGCCGACACCGTGGTCATCGCCCTGGGTGCCTGGGCGGACGTGGTGACGACGAAGCTCGGATACGATCTGCCCCTGGCGGTCAAGCGCGGCTACCACATGCACTACAAGCCCGAGGGCAATGCGGTGCTCAACCGGCCGACCCTGGATTTCGACCGGGGCTATTTCCTCGCCCCCATGTCGAAGGGTGTCCGCCTCACCACGGGCGCCGAATTCGCCAACCGCGACGCGCCGAAGACCCCGGTCCAGCTCCAGCGTGCCGAGCCGATCGCGCGCGACTTCTTTCCCCTGGGCGAGCGGGTCGATCCGGAACCGTGGATGGGCATGCGGCCCTGCACGCCGGACATGATGCCGATCATCGGTCCCGCCCCGAAGCACAAGAACCTGTGGTTCGGCTTCGGACACGCCCATCACGGCCTGACCCTCGGGCCGGTCACTGGCCGCCTGCTGGCCGAGATGATCACCGGCGAGACCCCGGTGGTCGATCCGAAGCCCTACCGGGCAGAGCGGTTCTAG